CCAGCCGATAATCTCGCCTCCGCGTCGTGGTCCCAACACTCCTCTATCGTATCACAAAAACTCTCCAAACCCTGAAACATCAATAACCAAATCGATCAAAAATACTGTCGGCTCAATCGAAAGACATAGCAATGTAGGGCGaggtgtcttgcccaaggacatattgtaaacaaaaaatATTCCGTCTGCTTTTTATTTTCGGGTTTTTCATCAAGGGAAAGGGCAGCGGAAACGAAAATCCTATTTAAGTTACAGTTACCTAGTTGTCAGAATGCTAAATATAACAGTATGctaaagttgcaatttcacaaaactgcaaaataaaaCGATGGCAGATATTTCAGGGCGAACTGAACGGTTTTCTTAACAATTAGTAAAATCCATCAGTATgattgcaaaaaatattttttgcaaattGTAAGGAGGTGCGGACACTTTTGAGtttacagtacagtagaacctctctattagggacacccttgggactgacaagtgctgtccttaatagagaggtgtcctgattagagaggtcaaattgaatggaacaaaccaatttgggaccaaaactagggttcttaatagagaggtgtccactgtccACAGTATTTCACTCACCGGATGTAAGGCCCACTGCTCTTTCATGCGCGGCCGTATCTTCTTTTGTACAACTGCCTCCTGCATGTCCTCTAGCGTCGGATGCTGACCAACTTCCTCCTCGAATGGAAGGCGATACTCGGGTATTGGCCCTGAGAGTGAAATCAAGCAATTAGCGAGGTAATTACAAATCATAATTTATTGCCCGAACTATTAGTTCAAACAACGACAAACCAAAATTGAATAACGATATGTAATGGGACTTGACAACTCATTATCAAAAGCGGTATGTTGCAAATTATACTAATTGTAACATACCGCTTTCGATAACGATATATGGTTTCTAACAACTTGGCCCTGTAAGTGTAAAGTATGTGGCTTTTCAGCAATCTCATAGACCCTTTTGGGAGGAAACCACTGCGGGCCCAATTAAACCTCGGCACAATGAACAAACgatcatgtggtgtgcgaccatgcagtcttttgtttgctgcttgtttgttgtcgctagcagtggcttcctccgcctggtgtgaggGCCTCTATTCTCAATTCAAAACACAAGCAGAAACAAAACATGGATCTACCAGtttcaaaaaccaaaaaaacatCTCATTACGCGCGATTTAAAAACCAAGCTGTACACTTACCATCAGCAACTGTACATCTTGACGCCATCTCCCACAGTACCAACCCACATGCATACATGTCTATCCGCAGGAACGCGTCCCGGTTGAAGTTGATGGCGCCCTCTAACACCTCTGGTGCCATGTACCGCCGGGTTCCAAcctgaaacattacaaaatcACCATTCAACTACATTGTATCAGGTAAAACATTCATTCTAGTTGGCAGGAAAATCATGCATTCTGGTTGGCAGCTAAAAACATTCATTCTAGTTGGCAGGAAAATCATTCATTCTTGTCGGCAGGTAAAACATTCATTCCAGTTGGCAGGAAAATCTCATGAAGTTTGCTGCTGAAAGAATGAATTAGTACTGAAGGTCACCTGCAATGCTTTTTAACCAAGGGAAAAAGTATAGGGCATAAGACAACAATTACAGTGatgaaaaccgcataaatatcgaactacccatcttcaagttatggcagtatgtaattcaaacattccaggtggtgcaggaagagcaaattgattatgtacactgtgctgtactgaaataatttttttttatagtttcatgcctatatttttAAATCGGACATTAACATGTTCAAtaaaagctcatacctgtgacaaggtaattagaatataagcatgaaactatcacAGGCATTATGTGACAGGCATAAGTGGGGCCATCAAAAACCTGTTTTTCAAAAtccatttctgtttttttattttgcaaattCCGTAAACAAACACTTAAAAGCCTTTCTTTTTATGGACAAATTCTgtgttttgaaaaggcaaaTTCCCTGCCAATTTTACTATTTAAGGATTTTCAGGTGCCCTTCAAACAATGATAAAAGTGCCGACCTAGCCATTATCTCAGAACACTCCTCTTCCATTGTGGAATTTCATTATCTGGTTTGTGACGGTCTTAAAATCCAATGACAAACATGATTCGTCATAAAATAATGAGTgttcaaaaaatatttacacTAGCAAACACCTTGCACATTCAAGGCACACGTTTACCCCCAAGGAGATCATCGATGACACTTATATAGCACGGGCCTTTCCCTGATAACCCAGTTTAAATTTTCAAGCACCTCTTGACATTAACCATGACCATTTCGAATTCCATTTGAccctgacatgtctgacactAAAAATAGACAGAGACTGACACTGGTATGCTGTCAACAAGAACTTTTCTCACCAAACAATATAATTCATGAATTATAATGGTGCTCACCCAAGCCTGGCAAGGCAATTTTCGTGTTTATGTcttatgtttttttcaagtagCTGACAGCCCACAAACATGTAGAATCTCAGGGCCGAGTTTCTCAAAACCAGGttagctttaaagggacaatataggcagcagctaggcaggcaagttacacgaagtcaccaataggggtctctcacatctcacagtacatcgaaatgattcacgcttgtacgaggaatatattcagtgctgaatcttacatgacccagggcccttgcGGTGTATATAAGTCGCCTAAAGATGGCCACAtgagcccctctgctcctgcctatagtccccccttTAAGCTTTAAGTCATGTAAGTcttaacatgaacattttaatggatttaactgaaagagataacgtccttgaggATACTTTGAATGTAACCAGAACGGACAACATggcttttgaacaactggggcCTGATCTGCAAGGCCATGCTCTGAAGTGCCCAGCAAACGAGCATTTAAAATCGAAGTACCAGCGTTCGCTGTGAATGCGAGGACCTTTGCACAccaccaatagcattccgcgaaaatgacgtcactgcagctgctgccctctatttccccatcgctgaattacaggcaatgtcggacaaacatgcggtttcgtaatggattcaggctttctaactagggcagttagattcaatctggcacatgtccgagtgttggaaatactacattgttctgaatatttctctctctgactctatggtatcattcatgctaaaaacaatgcagggtcaaaaataattgactttgaaataagctcaaatgcgtagaaataagtgtcgatgtccgactgtcacgtgactaaaacgtcatgaatatcttattcaaatgaccttgtgagctataaatagtaacgcaGCAGAATGCTATTACAATGCATGCAATCACAGCATGCTTGCGAGAGGCCTAAAAGTCACCAAACGGAGAGCTCAAAAATGTGCAGGCATGTACCCTCCGTATTCCATGTGTTCTTGGGCATGGCAACAAAAATAGCCCAGCTGGTGCTTATAATTAACAAACAAATCAATCTAATTCTTTTTTGAAACTGCATCAATGACCCGTGTGGACATGACCTTACCAACACCTGGATGACTGCCAATTTTCGTACCGCATCCCTACTTCTACATTTACGTACCTGGCCATGTGTGTCTCCGGGACCCTTACACGGGTCAAACTTGAGAGCCAGCCCGAAATCTGCTACACAAGCAGTCAGATCAGCCTTCACTAGCACATTTTTGCTCTTAAAGTCCCGATGCGCTATCGCCGGCTTGTGTTGGGAGATTTTCCCGCTTGGGATATCCTCGTGCAGGTACGCAAGTCCTCGTGCCATGGACTCAGCCATGTTTACGAGCTGATTCCACGACAGCAAGTTGCCCTTTAAATAGTCATACACCGAGCCATACTCGTGGAACTGGGTGATCAACCACAGCTCCATATTCAGATTATCGCCTCTCCGCTCCGTCGCGATGAACCGTAAAATGTTCGCATGGTCCATTTGCGGCTGGTTGAATATATCCTGTTCAGTCATCCACGATAATTTATCCTGCAGCGGGAAAATTTTCACGGCCACGTGCTCCGTCAGAAGCTGTGCCTTCCACACGGCGCCAAACCGGCCTCTAGCTTTGATCTCAAGGAGTTGTAGTGGGCGCAGACCCGTCACCGGCGTAGGTGGCGGTAGCGGGGTAGGATCCGTGGTTGGTATCGACTCGTGATGATAGGCGAGCTTGTGGCGCCGCCACATCCAGAATGTGATACCAATGACGAGAGCGAATCCCATGATGGGGACAAGGGAGTACATCAATGCGCGAAACAGCTGCCCATCGTTGCTGTAGATGATGGGCAAGTCTTCTGAAAGAGGAGAGAACACTATAATCAGAGAACACTACATCAGCAAGAACACTGCATAACAATGTAGGTTAAACACTACATTATGAGAGCACACTGCTCTATATTATTGAGAGAACTGTGAATTACGGGAGAACACTGCTTTGGGCCTCTTGGATTTAACAGGGCACCAATGTCAGAGTAATTTGTGTCCTGTAATACAAAATGTGGGAAATTTTAGGGGAAACCAATGACACCGAGGGACATGCAACCAGctatgacctcagtgaccttagTCATATGCGGGCTCCGCTACAGTGAattgcggtcgtttcgctacacgaCCAATTTTCGCTACATGCCAGTTCGCTACATAgttcggtcgtttcgctacatgttcagtcgtttcgctacatatGGTTAACTATCACTTATACATCATGAAttaatctttttttacctttttattggTCATCCATTGCAGGACCAAATTCTTTCGTAGCCTATGTCTAATTCTTATTGCATGGCTCTTTTTGAACAATATTGTGAAAATGCTTTGATTTTTAAATGTGCCACAGCAAGGGTTTTTAATATTATTTTtggtaaatattattttaagtACACAAGATGTTTATATTGTAAATATAAAAATAAAGGGTCAAAAGAAAGTTTTCTAAATGTAAATTAAACATATGCAGAAGTTGTAAATGTGAATAGTCCTCCGTTCATCTTTCATATAGAACATGTTCACATGTTACCGCCTTAGTGATCTTATATACATTGTGCTGAGTAATAAGATTCGGATGATACGCTTAAGTAGATTTTTTAAATGTACAGCAAAAGGGTTTTTGATGCTGCAATGACCCATTAAAGAGGTAAAAAAGATTTAATTCATAACATGAAATAACCATAGACctatgtaacgaaacgaccgaacatgtagcgaaacgaccacaCTATGTAGGGAACTGGCATGTAGCAAAATGGtcgtgtagcgaaacgaccggataccgcTACAGTCATGTAATTCTTACCTCCAGTTGGTTTGGGTGTCGGAGGCACCGGGATGAACGTGTAATTAGAATTACAATAATTCCCCTCACAGCAACAGAAGAACGTGCTGGTGGCCCCCTGAGCTCCTTTATGGACACAATCCGTCTTCATCTGACAGTCGTGCTGATTCATCCAGCATCCTTTCTTCTGGAGCTGATAGACGTTCGAGACATTTTTCCACAGGGCGTAGCAGTAGGTCGGCCGGTCGAGGTCGACCTCGTTTTCGTCGTTGCATGGTTTCACCGTGATGTTACATTGGTTCTCCTTCTCGCAGTACCTGTGGTCGTAGTATTCACATATCGTGTGATTCTTGCCAAGCACCGCTGGAAAATCAAATCAGAACATCAGCGCTCACAGTCACACTAATTATCGACTATATTTATAACCAACCAAACCAGACTTTTGGTTCTGACATAAaaacatgtaactttttatgacATGACATGCAAGAAAGACGATTATGAAGTCTTCATACTTCCAACATTCAccataggccttttcgaagaagttcGACAGATTGTTTGGGCCCTGACCAGTGCAGTACATGCGTTTCACCCACAGGCACTTGTAAATAAAAGCACacccccactgacaacacacgtaCTGACATTTACAAGTGCCCGTGTTTCCCATGGAACAAAGGTCAacagtcacactcacagtgcCTAATGACGTTTTGAATCATTGTCCAAAATTGGGTTAGGCTTTCAAACGTGTTCAGGGTGTGCGCATTAAATGTAGATTTGTTCTGGCTccgattcgtcttcttcgaaaaggcctatgctTTGCAACTGGTGATGTACACATCGACGATGTGCAACAATGTATTCGCATACTGCACTGTCACTGTGTGTGCGGGACGAAAAGACGGGGATTTTCACTTCACAATCCCGTACACTTCTACCGGACAGAATACTAATATCTACATATTTACATGATCATAAGAACCTAACGTACCATATGACATCAGTAAAATCACACTCAGAACAACCAACCATCCTAGCTGAGATGACATTTTCCGGCTATTTTCCGCCCGTCCGTCTCAAAGATTGAGACCGAGCGATTTTTTTCGCACAATTTCTCCTCCTAATTTTGGGCAAATAAACACTCTATTCCTTCAGTAACACGCCAATTACTGGCATGCACAGATTATTCAGGTCAAGTTTTTCCCATATAAATCATGAAAGGTTACATTTTTCCCGCAAAAAAGGAATAATCGAGTTTTTAATATTGGGATGTGAAACAACACAGCTCCAACACTGTAAAACACTGTACATTTGATGTACATTATTGTACATTTTTCTACACAACATGGCCGACTTATAAACAACGTTGCCCGGATGTACCACTAATTGTCGAATTAGCTTTTGTAACCTcagctctgattggctaaaagaaGAATACCCTTATTCTCACCATCGCCATAAACCATCTAAATTGAGTATTCTTGCAAAAATTGAGTATCTTTTTAGAAGAAATAAACTGCATGGATTAAATGCTTGTCACAATTCTTGCTGATATTGCTCTGAAACTGAAGAAATTATAAAAATACGCTGACCCACATTTACTGTCTTATCTAATGAAAATAGGCGTTACAAGGTTTAAGGTCACGGTGAGTTGATGATTGGCAGTATTTACGCTGTTCCTGTAATTATTCCTGACGCATACCGGAATGATTTTATCAAAGTTGAAGCGACAAATTAAACCAAAGCCATGCTATAAACTCCATACAATCAATATATCTGTAGTTAATTGAACTTAAACTGAAGCTTTACAAAACTGTCATTGTGTCTCACGTACTTGAAATGACAAAACATACACTCTAATTGATAAGGGCAAAATGGTAAAACGAATAGCCCATTAGGAACTCCACATAAGATTATCGCCGAAAGCGCTGATTGGTTCACGCTAACGTCATTCTGTAGCTATTTTTAGATGAAGCCAGCTATTCGACAGAAATGACATATGGGGCTATTTTTAGGTATAGGATTGCACCATAAAGTAAGTGGTTGCCGACATCCAAATAGCAACATCATTAGTAGACTTGGAGGTGTGAGATCTAACCGTGTAGAAAGAGCAGAGGTAAAATTTCGCCAAATTTCTCGACATTTTGTAATAATGTGCCATTTCCAACCGATGTCACCGGTTTCCTCCTTCTTATAGTGCTAATACTGGATGATGAAATAAGGAAATACATTGTTTTACTACAGTCAACAGCagtggggtaattgtagcccctgtttAGTTGTAGCCCCtgctgcctatgatattgattgataagtgagattccgtgaatatgattggctgatacgCGTCACGTGACCCTGTGGCATTCGCAATGTTGCCGGCTCCAGCCGGTCGACATTTTGCCATGTCTCCTGACCgggcgacattcggcatgttaccctccgtggcgggcaataaaccccccccccccggt
This genomic window from Lineus longissimus chromosome 13, tnLinLong1.2, whole genome shotgun sequence contains:
- the LOC135498130 gene encoding activin receptor type-2A-like, with amino-acid sequence MSSQLGWLVVLSVILLMSYAVLGKNHTICEYYDHRYCEKENQCNITVKPCNDENEVDLDRPTYCYALWKNVSNVYQLQKKGCWMNQHDCQMKTDCVHKGAQGATSTFFCCCEGNYCNSNYTFIPVPPTPKPTGEDLPIIYSNDGQLFRALMYSLVPIMGFALVIGITFWMWRRHKLAYHHESIPTTDPTPLPPPTPVTGLRPLQLLEIKARGRFGAVWKAQLLTEHVAVKIFPLQDKLSWMTEQDIFNQPQMDHANILRFIATERRGDNLNMELWLITQFHEYGSVYDYLKGNLLSWNQLVNMAESMARGLAYLHEDIPSGKISQHKPAIAHRDFKSKNVLVKADLTACVADFGLALKFDPCKGPGDTHGQVGTRRYMAPEVLEGAINFNRDAFLRIDMYACGLVLWEMASRCTVADGPIPEYRLPFEEEVGQHPTLEDMQEAVVQKKIRPRMKEQWALHPGLESFCDTIEECWDHDAEARLSAGCVEERLNALRKTTMTLEPTSETPMVVVVPNPGSSPIKESSI